A window of the Cannabis sativa cultivar Pink pepper isolate KNU-18-1 chromosome X, ASM2916894v1, whole genome shotgun sequence genome harbors these coding sequences:
- the LOC133032779 gene encoding protein MEI2-like 7 — translation MARPLNPYATPFFTATQKLIPNYFYIPCRVFHPFYQPMFPLYLCPPLQPPPEQDKVFAVDATSNLHRFQNPPENDDRIRSPSCRRRRSRRSVWMRKDHPLSPPPTTTVMKPGGSDDKTPNYTIPFPDNIDELQRSDHTTVMIRNIPNRFRRSDLIKVLDDHCKTCSDSKYNFLYLPMDFNKYWNSKTNTNLGYGFVNFTSPEGAWSFFESFHKFSWSTSYDCNKVCEVTLAKIQVGT, via the exons ATGGCGAGGCCCTTGAATCCATACGCTACTCCATTTTTCACAGCTACGCAAAAACTCATCCCCAACTACTTCTACATTCCCTGTCGTGTTTTTCATCCCTTTTATCAACCCATGTTTCCTCTCTATCTCTGCCCACCTCTTCAGCCACCGCCGGAACAAGACAAAGTCTTCGCTGTCGACGCTACCAGTAACCTCCATCGTTTTCAAAATCCGCCGGAAAATGATGATCGAATCCGTAGCCCTAGTTGTAGACGTCGTCGGTCTCGGAGGTCCGTTTGGATGAGAAAGGATCATCCTTTGTCGCCGCCGCCGACGACGACGGTGATGAAACCCGGTGGCTCGGATGACAAGACTCCGAACTACACCATACCGTTTCCTGATAACATTGATGAGCTTCAAAGGTCTGACCATACCACGGTTATGATTAGAAATATTCCGAATCGTTTCAG GAGAAGTGATCTGATTAAAGTCTTGGACGATCACTGTAAAACATGCAGTGATTCCAAATACAACTTTTTGTATTTGCCCATGGATTtcaa CAAATACTGGAACAGCAAGACAAATACTAATTTAGGTTATGGGTTTGTGAATTTCACTTCGCCTGAGGGAGCATGGAGTTTTTTCGAATCTTTCCACAAGTTTAGCTGGTCAACTTCATATGACTGCAACAAGGTTTGTGAAGTCACACTGGCCAAAATCCAGGTTGGTACTTAA